The proteins below come from a single Cryptococcus gattii WM276 chromosome D, complete sequence genomic window:
- a CDS encoding signal peptidase complex catalytic subunit SEC11 (Similar to TIGR gene model, INSD accession AAW45784.1), which translates to MFSSEIARMRKLGVQGMLFQALNLLTVMASGLMMWKGLCLLTNSESPIVVVLSGSMEPAFYRGDILFLMNPADVPYEVGDITVYKVPGSEIPIVHRVIESHITNTTQLLLTKGDNNPGDDIVLYNGLQWIERRHIIGKVRGFLPYVGYVTIAMVKRLPATQVCAAGYHRLGHARPAGTIKHESGKWA; encoded by the exons ATGTTCTCCTCCGAGATAGCGCGTATGAGAAAACTGGGCGTTCAGGGG ATGCTTTTCCAAGCACTTAACCTCTTAACGGTAATGGCCTCGGGGCTTATGATGTGGAAAGGTCTCTGTCTGCTTACGAATTCCGAAAGTCCGATCGTCGTTGTCCTCTC AGGATCAATGGAACCAGCGTTTTACAGGGGCGATATCTTGTTCCTCATGAACCCTGCGGATGTACCGTATGAAGTTGGGGATATCACTGTTTATAAAGT TCCAGGGAGTGAGATCCCCATTGTCCATCGAGTGATAGAGTCACACATCAC AAATACGACCCAGCTGCTCCTCACAAAAGGCGACAACAACCCTGGTGATGATATCGTGCTCTATAACGGTCTTCAGTGGATTGAGCGTCGGCATATTATCGGTAAAGTTCGAGG GTTCCTTCCATACGTCGGCTACGTAACGATCGCCATGGTGA AACGATTACCCGCAACTCAAGTATGCGCTGCTGGGTACCATCGGCTTGGTCATGCTCGTCCAGCAGGAACAATAAAGCATGAGTCTGGTAAATGGGCATGA
- a CDS encoding C-3 sterol dehydrogenase (C-4 sterol decarboxylase), putative (Similar to TIGR gene model, INSD accession AAW45782.1) — MSNSPPTFESYLVVGGCGFLGRHIVEQLLARGETQVSVFDIVQRHFDSNVNFYIGDLSNPQDVENALVKSQATVVIHTASPTHGMGRALYEKVNVTGTRTLLDAILFPSSTVSKLVYTSSGGVIYSGKEDICNADERLDYPAVALDAYNETKVAAEKMVLEANEQEKGGEGGAKLLTCAIRPAGIFGPGDRQMISGFYSVVKNGQTKWQIGDNTNLGDFTYVGNIAHAHLLAADKLGSAYPYHALREPLPAINNTLGTYRIPTSAARPLGPNEHPTQADSLAATRFESGWVDETDLRPVLRTKMDQFSAEAQKEEGEEGEGIPIAGQAYFITNGEPIYFWDFARTIWRQLGHVPPYTIVLSTMIGLILASLAEFFSKLSGKEPGFTRFRVSQATQQRFYDIEKARRLLGYSPVVGMEEGMKTWTTWYKGELEKQNEVQESEKTK; from the exons ATGTCCAACTCACCGCCCACGTTTGAATCGTACCTCGTTGTTGGTGGATGCGGCTTCCTCGGCAGACATATCGTCGAGCAACTCTTGGCTAGAGGAGAGACGCAGGTCTCGGTGTTTGACATTGTCCAGAGGCACTTTGACTC AAATGTCAACTTTTACATCGGAGATTTGTCAAATCCCCAAGACGTCGAGAACGCGCTCGTCAAG TCTCAAGCAACAGTAGTCATCCATACCGCTTCCCCAACCCACGGTATGGGCCGTGCATTGTACGAAAAAGTCAATGTCACGGGTACCCGTACCCTCCTTGACGccatcctcttcccttcctccaccGTTTCCAAGCTCGTCTACACCTCATCTGGCGGCGTGATCTACTCTGGCAAGGAGGATATCTGTAATGCCGACGAAAGATTGGATTACCCCGCTGTCGCGTTGGATGCGTACAACGAGACAAAGGTCGCTGCTGAGAAGATGGTCTTGGAGGCTAACGAGCAAGAAAAGGGAGGTGAAGGTGGAGCCAAGTTGTTGACTTGTGCTATCCGCCCAGCGGGGATTTTTGGTCCTGGTGACAGACAGATGATCTCCGGATTCTACAGTGTCGTGAAAAACGGTCAAACCAAATGGCAGATTGGCGACAACACCAACTTGGGCGACTTCACCTACGTCGGCAACATTGCCCACGCCCACCTCCTGGCAGCAGACAAACTCGGGTCCGCCTACCCTTACCACGCGCTTCGTGAACCTCTGCCTGCTATCAATAACACGCTTGGTACTTATCGTATCCCTACCTCGGCAGCTCGACCCCTTGGGCCGAACGAGCATCCTACGCAGGCTGATTCATTAGCTGCAACGCGTTTTGAAAGTGGTTGGGTAGATGAGACGGATTTGAGGCCAGTGTTGAGGACAAAGATGGACCAATTTAGCGCAGAGGCGcaaaaggaagaaggtgaggaaggggagggGATCCCAATCGCTGGGCAGGCGTATTTCATCACGAACGGTGAACCCATTTACTTTTGGGATTTCGCCCGGACCATCTGGCGTCAGTTGGGTCATGTCCCGCCCTACACCATTGTGCTCTCCACCATGATCGGTTTGATTCTTGCTTCTCTTGCCGAATTCTTTAGTAAGCTTTCCGGCAAGGAGCCCGGTTTCACGAGGTTCAGAGTCAGCCAGGCTACGCAGCAGAGGTTTTATGATATCGAAAAGGCAAGAAGGCTGTTGGGTTATTCGCCCGTGGtggggatggaggaagggatgAAGACTTGGACGACTTGGTATAAGGGAGAGTTGGAGAAGCAGAATGAGGTGCAAGAGTCGGAGAAGACAAAGTAA
- a CDS encoding tryptophan-tRNA ligase, putative (Similar to TIGR gene model, INSD accession AAW45781.1) — MPPPHRLLKALSFSFNLTRRTYATKKPKPTMQTPDQPSKSGAMTPGAIAQQLSMLDLPAPTGLKLSLANLQSSANPESALSPFSDATTDTGDISGPEPEAIVQARHKARSESMSEQLSERLAKMKLPQPERIFGPDEGGSSASREENGGKQGVSADDWEKIKLADEVPEAVKEPKRMTHSRHTSRAEAALPRTPTIPEAEEFSAPATVKEQKITPFDVEGGVDASGRELAIDYEKVTKRFGATLISQELLERFERLTGQKPHPLLRRGTFYSHRDFNLILDRYEKGQPFYLYTGRGPSSDSMHMGHLVPFMFTAYLQRVFNVPLVIQITDDEKYLLERDAKKQQELMKKIKAKKPLDLLRYYKKMGQDNIKDIIACGVIPEKTYIFSDLNTVSGVFYENVNLISKTITLSQSRNIFGFSDSDNVGMFHFAAVQATPSFCNSFPQIFGTRDDIPALIPCAIDQDPYFLLTRDSADRLGYKKPALLHAKFLPALQGAGTKMSASKENTAIFMTDDAKKIAKKIKSHAFSGGGATKEDHEKYGGNPDVDIAYQYLSFFEEDDAKMEKLASEYRKGTLSTREMKEACIEKLQEVVAEFQKNRAAVTDEVLQYFQDPTRKIDPRPKARETSEPAPAATSVPGVGAV; from the exons ATGCCCCCACCCCATCGCCTCCTCAAGGCCTTatctttctctttcaaCCTTACTCGCCGCACTTACGCAACAAAGAAACCGAAACCCACAATGCAGACCCCAGACCAGCCGTCCAAGTCAGGCGCAATGACTCCAGGCGCTATCGCACAGCAACTCTCCATGCTCGACCTCCCTGCTCCTACAGGCCTCAAACTTTCCCTCGCCAACCTGCAGTCTTCTGCCAATCCCGAATCTGCTCTTTCTCCCTTTTCCGACGCGACCACCGACACCGGGGATATCTCAGGCCCAGAGCCTGAGGCTATCGTCCAAGCCAGACACAAGGCTCGTTCCGAATCTATGTCTGAACAACTTTCTGAAAGGCTCGCCAAGATGAAGTTGCCTCAACCTGAAAGAATCTTTGGTCCCGACGAAGGTGGAAGTTCTGCTTCCAGAGAGGAAAATGGTGGTAAGCAGGGCGTCAGTGCTGATGACTGGGAAAAGATCAAGCTTGCGGATGAGGTGCCTGAGGCTGTCAAGGAGCCGAAGAGGATGACTCACTCCAGACATACCAGCAGGGC CGAGGCCGCTCTTCCTAGAACACCTACTATCCCTGAGGCTGAGGAGTTTAGTGCTCCCGCGACAGTCAAAGAGCAGAAAATTACTCCTTTCGATGTTGAAGGTGGTGTTGATGCTTCCGGAAGGGAGCTTGCCAT TGACTATGAGAAGGTTACAAAACGATTTGGTGCTACCCTTATCTCTCAAGAATTGCTCGAGCGATTCGAGAGACTCACTGGTCAGAAgcctcatcctctcttGAGACGAGGTACCTTTTACTCTCATCG AGACTTCAACTTAATCCTCGACCGATACGAAAAGGGACAACCATTCTACCTTTACACTGGTCGAGGACCCAGTAGCGACTCCATGCACATGGGTCACCTTGTCCCCTTCATGTTCACTGC CTATCTGCAACGAGTCTTCAACGTTCCTCTCGTCATCCAGATCACTGACGACGAGAAATACCTCCTTGAACGAGATGCCAAGAAACAGCAGGAGCTcatgaagaagatcaaggCTAAGAAACCTCTTGATCTCCTCCGATACTACAAGAAGATGGGCCAAGATAACATCAAGGATATTATTGCTTGTGGTGTTATCCCCGAGAAAACCTATATCTTCTCCGACTTGAACACTGTCAG CGGTGTCTTCTACGAGAACGTCAACCTCATCTCCAAGACTATCACCCTCAGCCAAAGCAGAAACATTTTCGGCTTCAGCGACTCTGATAACGTCGGCATGTTCCACTTTGCCGCCGTTCAAGCTACCCCTTCCTTCTGCAACTCTTTCCCTCAAATCTTTGGTACTCGCGATGACATCCCCGCTTTGATCCCTTGTGCCATCGACCAGGACCCTTAC TTCCTCCTCACCCGAGACTCTGCCGACCGATTGGGCTACAAGAAACCCGCTCTCCTTCATGCTAAATTCCTGCCCGCCCTCCAAGGTGCCGGTACCAAGATGTCCGCCTCCAAAGAGAATACCGCCATCTTCATGACCGATGACGCTAAAAAGATCGCCAAGAAAATTAAGTCCCACGCCTTCTCCGGCGGTGGTGCGACAAAGGAAGACCACGAAAAGTATGGCGGTAACCCTGATGTGGATATCGCGTATCAATACTTGAGTTTCTTTGAGGAGGACGATGCCAAGATGGAGAAGTTGGCGAGTGAGTATAGGAAGGGTACTTTGAGTACTAgagagatgaaggaggcTTGTATTGAGAAGCTTCAGGAGGTTGTCGCCGAGTTCCAAAAG AACCGAGCCGCCGTTACCGACGAAGTCCTTCAATACTTCCAAGACCCCACTAGAAAGATCGACCCCCGACCAAAGGCCAGGGAGACGTCTGAGCCTGCCCCTGCTGCTACCTCTGTTCCTGGTGTCGGTGCTGTGTAg
- a CDS encoding uncharacterized protein (Similar to SGTC gene model, INSD accession EAL18385.1), producing the protein MAGLQDLFNSPPRPPPPRSIHSLSPSTPARATRPNQNPLFFSPGQSPGFEAAGRETSGFDDSTRDVSVFGRSPSPTGPQVIRVEEQREQDATNGIVRIRQAVNVLPAGDSAFGGGGSGTFTAGTAGTAGGGRAGGWNNGVFVNNSVIRDPLAGLGADEDEDGEQGDGIEKKRVIAKVDADRLLSEKGIPALCRAAKKFKPRGKGHEADDLRWVLNMYQMWAHGMFPKGDFAYTMHRTETVCRSRRMESALSGFRDAFNPRPPTPPREFSNSPRASRSRSHSPSRARSRSDSPSRARSTSPNSNSNSFRVPTYTTTTMTTAQRHMMEQLLKPADPHNELNDGLDMYDIMAMEEEMAMEAEMAMEAEAAAEAERAMTDAEAGTKTGAGVGTRAGEEDEFGGLYD; encoded by the exons ATGGCCGGTCTCCAAGACCTATTCAACTCCCCACCccgtcctcctcctcctcgctCCATCCActccctctctccttccACCCCGGCACGAGCGACGCGTCCAAACCAAAACccactcttcttctctcccGGCCAGTCACCAGGCTTTGAAGCGGCGGGCAGGGAAACGTCAGGATTTGACGACAGTACTCGGGATGTTTCTGTTTTTGGACGATCCCCATCTCCAACGGGACCACAGGTGATAAGAGTGGAAGAACAAAGGGAGCAAGATGCTACGAATGGGATTGTCCGTATTCGACAAGCGGTCAATGTTCTCCCCGCTGGCGACTCTGCCTTTGGCGGGGGAGGATCCGGGACATTTACCGCGGGTACAGCAGGAACAGCAGGAGGTGGAAGGGCAGGAGGATGGAATAATGGGGTGTTTGTGAATAACAGTGTTATCCGCGATCCATTAGCCGGTTTAGGGgcagatgaagatgaggatggtgaGCAAGGGGATGGCAttgaaaagaagagagtcATTGCAAAAGTCGATGCTGATCG CCTCCTCAGCGAAAAGGGTATCCCAGCCCTCTGTCGCGCTGCCAAAAAGTTCAAACCACGAGGTAAAGGCCATGAAGCCGATGATCTTCGCTGGGTACTGAACATGTACCAAATGTGGGCGCATGGTATGTTTCCAAAAGGTGATTTTGCGTATACGATGCATCGGACAGAAACAGTTTGTAGGTCCAGGCGGATGGAA TCGGCACTATCAGGCTTTAGAGACGCATTCAACCCACGTCCACCTACACCTCCTCGGGAATTTTCGAATTCTCCCCGGGCTTCACGCTCTCGTTCGCATTCTCCTTCCCGTGCCCGGTCTCGCTCTGATTCTCCCTCTCGTGCACGTTCCACCTCTCCCAATTCCAACTCCAATTCTTTCCGCGTCCCAACATacaccaccaccaccatgACCACCGCCCAGCGCCACATGATGGAACAACTGTTGAAGCCCGCCGACCCTCATAATGAGCTTAACGATGGTCTCGATATGTATGACATCATGGcgatggaggaggagatggcTATGGAGGCGGAGATGGCTATGGAGGCTGAGGCGGCTGCTGAGGCTGAGCGAGCGATGACGGACGCGGAGGCTGGTACGAAGACAGGGGCAGGAGTAGGGACTAGAGcaggggaagaagatgagtTTGGAGGGTTGTATGATTAG
- a CDS encoding uncharacterized protein (Similar to SGTC gene model, INSD accession EAL18386.1) — protein sequence MLPTDSPISSPTPTHASTPISPPTPLVLPPLLNNFTFKRWGVPRKPKRARADDDAVSTLTLPTTTPSTEWGQFSSTDNLVDDPMDGSGPAREKETEKDAPIMLAVGSKAPNIIPAPRPMVRARSSKAKFGRRVDHSSMSGSTGHVNTSSLSSPELSLARTISPAISHSHSHSYSPSASPSASAYVYVSGSSSGSSISPSIPPLGSVSLPVSTTVPVSPDTYVAEPTPKRVRQRSCSTSSQSSLTGVLVDQDIVIGNGSISENGMEGWDPAGGGGPSTPRSTARSGQGYNYIPSPLATAPLTSTFTSSSSSLPLPVPSLSHPHPYQLTLPPDQIEIDLIPTAAQLQATKSRAARARAHAFWRDVEDLGTELGNVLRLGLGRGLNRGVGGVGFNGVGVGGAGGQRKPSRLRSSLSIRLEDESDHETENEKSDREEETMDTNED from the coding sequence ATGCTTCCCACCGACTCACCGATATCCTCTCCTACTCCTACCCATGCATCCACACCCATCTCTCCACCTACCCCACTCGTCCTCCCTCCTCTGCTGAATAACTTCACTTTCAAACGATGGGGAGTACCGCGTAAACCTAAACGTGCTCGCGCTGATGACGATGCGGTATCAACATTGACATTACCAACAACAACACCTAGCACAGAGTGGGGTCAATTCTCATCAACTGATAACCTGGTAGATGATCCCATGGATGGTAGTGGACCAGCAAGGGAGAAAGAAACTGAAAAGGACGCGCCCATCATGCTTGCGGTGGGTAGCAAAGCACCCAATATCATCCCTGCTCCTAGACCTATGGTCCGGGCCCGATCGAGTAAAGCCAAATTTGGTCGCAGAGTCGATCACTCTTCCATGTCCGGTTCGACTGGGCACGTGAACACGTCGTCCTTGTCTTCGCCAGAGTTGTCGCTTGCGAGGACGATATCACCTGCCATCTCCCATTCGCACTCTCACTCATATTCCCCTTCTGCTTCTCCCTCTGCGTCCGCGTATGTATATGTATCCGGGAGTTCCTCAGGTTCCTCGATATCACCTTCTATACCACCCCTAGGATCAGTGTCTCTCCCAGTCTCAACCACAGTGCCCGTATCGCCCGATACATACGTGGCTGAGCCAACTCCTAAAAGAGTTCGCCAGCGTTCTTGTTCAACGTCCTCCCAGTCTTCCTTGACGGGCGTGCTTGTCGACCAAGACATTGTGATTGGGAATGGTAGCATAAGCGAGAACGGGATGGAAGGTTGGGACCCAGCGGGAGGAGGGGGACCAAGTACACCTCGATCAACAGCGAGGTCAGGACAAGGATATAATTACAttccttctcctttggCCACGGCACCCCTCACTTCTACATTTacgtcttcttcttcctccctcccTCTTCCCGTCCCCTCACTCTCTCACCCGCACCCATACCAACTTACCCTCCCACCCGACCAAATAGAGATCGACCTCATCCCCACTGCCGCCCAACTTCAAGCGACAAAATCTCGTGCCGCCCGTGCTCGAGCTCATGCATTTTGGCGAGACGTGGAAGATTTGGGCACAGAGTTGGGAAATGTTTTGCGGTTGGGGTTGGGAAGGGGGTTGAATAGGGGTGTCGGAGGCGTCGGTTTTAACGGGGTAGGAGTCGGTGGAGCAGGGGGACAGAGAAAGCCAAGTAGGTTACGAAGTAGTTTGAGTATAAGGCTGGAAGACGAAAGTGATCATGAGACGGAGAATGAGAAATCAGAtagggaagaagagacgaTGGATACGAATGAAGATTAG